In Aurantimicrobium minutum, the following proteins share a genomic window:
- a CDS encoding alcohol dehydrogenase catalytic domain-containing protein: MKSVVLVEAKKPLVIEEREIPTAEAGEEIIKVIACGVCHSDIHVADGHFGGPLPLVLGHEVVGEHPELGRVLVYAPWGCRKPDCRQCNAGLEMICANSHEAGVVDDGGYSEYMRVPSRDYLIPIGDLDPATTAPLACGGLTAFRAVKRTLPHLNVPNAKALIIGAGGLGQFAVQFMKKLANVELTVLDMADDKLAAATELGADHAVKELPAGVKYDAIIDFVGAKPTLEAAAGAVNRQGILVVVGLAGGRLEFGVGVIPSEAVLTTSIWGSLDELKELLEFVRTQGVNHLVETMPLDEAQEALDRLRRGEIRGRVVLTVA; encoded by the coding sequence GTGAAATCTGTCGTATTGGTGGAAGCAAAAAAGCCACTAGTTATCGAAGAACGAGAGATTCCCACTGCTGAGGCAGGTGAAGAAATCATCAAGGTCATCGCTTGCGGAGTATGCCACTCAGACATCCATGTTGCTGACGGCCATTTTGGTGGACCACTTCCCCTCGTGCTCGGACATGAGGTCGTTGGTGAACACCCAGAGCTTGGTCGAGTGTTGGTGTATGCACCGTGGGGATGCCGTAAGCCTGACTGTCGTCAGTGCAACGCAGGCCTTGAAATGATTTGCGCCAACAGCCATGAAGCTGGGGTGGTTGACGATGGCGGTTATTCCGAATACATGCGAGTGCCCAGCCGTGACTACTTGATTCCCATTGGTGATCTTGACCCTGCAACAACTGCGCCGCTGGCATGTGGTGGTCTCACTGCTTTTCGTGCCGTCAAGCGCACGCTGCCTCACCTTAATGTTCCCAACGCAAAGGCACTCATCATCGGTGCGGGTGGATTGGGTCAGTTTGCTGTTCAGTTCATGAAAAAGTTAGCCAACGTTGAACTCACCGTCCTCGACATGGCAGATGACAAGCTTGCTGCTGCAACAGAACTTGGCGCAGATCATGCCGTAAAGGAATTGCCGGCCGGAGTGAAATACGATGCCATCATCGACTTTGTTGGAGCCAAGCCAACATTGGAGGCCGCCGCTGGCGCTGTCAACCGCCAGGGCATTTTGGTTGTTGTTGGCCTTGCTGGAGGTCGCCTGGAATTTGGTGTCGGAGTAATTCCCAGTGAAGCCGTATTGACTACGAGCATCTGGGGCAGCCTGGATGAGCTGAAGGAACTCCTCGAGTTTGTTCGCACTCAAGGAGTTAATCACCTTGTAGAAACAATGCCGCTTGATGAGGCCCAAGAAGCGTTGGATCGTCTGCGCCGTGGAGAAATTCGCGGCCGCGTCGTCCTGACCGTCGCTTAA
- a CDS encoding aldehyde dehydrogenase — MNFPTKTVQEWADYANSIKWPEAMIIDGKAQAGQDDSYVPLVTPRDGSVVTQVPYATSHELEQAVSAARRAFDEGPWPRMAPKQRKELMLAWVALMEEHRTELATMLSVEMGKPIADAWGIELRALINTYRWYAEMADKELDEISPVGDDDLALITREPVGVVAVVTPWNFPLTLSAWKIAPALAVGCTVVHKPADLTPLTAVRIAELALEAGIPAGVLNVLPGRGSVIGKGLGLHRAIDSLAFTGSTEVGRAYMEYAAQSNLKRVWLELGGKSPNIILPDAPDLQTAIDTAAWGIFFNTGQMCTAPSRLIVHQDVADEVISGVIKAAENYKPGDPFNPATKMGPLASSSRRAEVQAHVDRGLEDGSTLALGGHSVELSTPLAGGAYYEPTVFINVNPDSALAQEEIFGPVLSVTTVKDDEEAIRVANNSDYGLAAGLWTANVSKVHRLARQIRAGTVWVNCYEEGDLTVPFGGFKLSGNGRDKSRHALDKYTELKTTYIKL, encoded by the coding sequence GTGAACTTTCCAACCAAAACTGTTCAGGAATGGGCTGATTACGCCAACTCCATTAAGTGGCCAGAAGCAATGATCATCGATGGAAAAGCGCAAGCTGGACAGGATGATTCTTATGTGCCGTTGGTGACTCCTCGCGACGGTTCCGTAGTTACTCAGGTGCCCTACGCCACATCGCACGAACTTGAACAGGCAGTCAGTGCAGCTCGGCGGGCATTCGACGAAGGGCCTTGGCCGCGGATGGCTCCTAAGCAACGAAAAGAACTCATGCTGGCATGGGTCGCTTTGATGGAAGAACACCGAACCGAGCTTGCAACCATGCTCAGCGTAGAGATGGGCAAGCCCATCGCAGATGCGTGGGGTATAGAACTTCGAGCATTGATCAATACCTATCGTTGGTATGCCGAGATGGCAGATAAAGAACTGGATGAAATCTCTCCCGTCGGTGATGACGATCTGGCATTGATTACTCGGGAACCAGTTGGTGTTGTCGCAGTAGTGACACCATGGAACTTCCCGTTAACTCTCTCCGCATGGAAGATCGCACCCGCCTTGGCTGTCGGTTGCACCGTGGTTCACAAGCCTGCAGATCTCACCCCGTTAACGGCAGTTCGTATTGCCGAACTCGCACTGGAGGCAGGAATACCTGCAGGTGTCCTTAACGTTCTTCCAGGGCGTGGATCCGTCATCGGTAAAGGCCTCGGACTGCATCGCGCAATCGATTCGCTGGCTTTTACCGGATCAACCGAGGTCGGCCGCGCTTATATGGAATATGCAGCGCAATCGAACCTTAAGCGTGTGTGGCTTGAACTTGGAGGCAAGTCCCCGAACATCATCCTTCCGGATGCGCCAGACTTACAGACTGCTATCGACACAGCTGCCTGGGGTATCTTCTTCAACACAGGCCAGATGTGTACGGCACCTTCTCGGTTGATTGTGCACCAGGACGTCGCTGACGAAGTTATTTCCGGCGTTATCAAAGCAGCCGAAAACTACAAGCCAGGAGATCCTTTCAATCCTGCGACCAAGATGGGACCGCTGGCCTCTTCATCACGCCGTGCTGAAGTGCAGGCACACGTGGACCGCGGTCTTGAAGATGGTTCAACTCTGGCACTCGGTGGTCACTCAGTAGAGCTCAGCACCCCACTTGCCGGTGGCGCCTATTACGAACCCACTGTCTTTATCAACGTGAACCCTGACTCTGCTCTAGCGCAAGAAGAGATATTTGGGCCAGTGCTTTCTGTGACCACGGTTAAGGACGACGAGGAAGCAATTCGTGTGGCCAATAACTCTGACTACGGGCTTGCTGCTGGTCTCTGGACAGCTAACGTCTCTAAGGTGCACCGTTTGGCTCGTCAGATTCGTGCTGGAACTGTCTGGGTGAATTGCTACGAAGAAGGAGACTTGACAGTCCCATTTGGCGGTTTCAAACTCAGCGGCAATGGGCGCGACAAATCACGTCATGCTTTAGATAAGTACACCGAGTTGAAGACCACCTATATCAAGCTCTAA
- a CDS encoding APC family permease: MSSTLEAKGAGLSKGRLGVAGIVFFVVAASAPMAGMTGVVPVAAVLGNGAAVPGAYVFVGIILLLFSVGFTAMSHKVTNAGAFFAYVGKGLGLNMGVAASFVSVLAYMAVQFCIYGFFAAMMSFTFAGMGVDLPWFVWFVVGWVFVTLLSLFSVDVGAKFLGVLTSLEVLSMLITGIAILANGGPEGWNFEASFAPTNVFAGGFAGTAGIALAFAFASFIGFESTAIYGEEAKDPKKTVRRATYWAVGIIAGLFAIVSFAMMTGMGSSSVIDQILERSDGLADPAAVLFSLAAEYVGPWMATLMQVLIITSLFAGLLAFQNAGARYFFAMSRGGTLPAKLATTNRRGAPSGGVWTMSIAGFIVVGLFAVFALDPILNLFYWLSAVAVLAITLVEILVSIAVIAYFAKNEGANVWQGKIAPALAAIGMALAMYLIVARFNLLAGTAAEGVDPTLPESAFALSPLGWFLVTLPAIFFVIGLIVGVVNKKENATLTQDMMS; encoded by the coding sequence GCCGCCTCGGAGTAGCCGGAATCGTCTTCTTCGTCGTAGCTGCTTCAGCGCCGATGGCGGGTATGACTGGTGTTGTACCAGTTGCCGCAGTTCTCGGTAATGGCGCTGCTGTTCCAGGAGCCTACGTATTCGTAGGAATCATCCTGCTGCTCTTCAGCGTTGGTTTCACCGCGATGAGCCACAAGGTAACTAACGCAGGTGCGTTCTTCGCTTATGTTGGTAAGGGTCTTGGCCTCAACATGGGTGTGGCTGCATCCTTCGTTTCCGTCCTTGCTTACATGGCAGTCCAGTTCTGCATCTACGGATTCTTTGCTGCAATGATGAGCTTCACCTTTGCAGGTATGGGCGTTGATTTGCCCTGGTTCGTCTGGTTCGTTGTGGGTTGGGTTTTCGTAACTCTGCTCTCGCTGTTCAGCGTTGACGTCGGTGCTAAGTTCCTCGGTGTTCTCACCAGCCTTGAAGTGCTCTCCATGCTGATTACCGGTATTGCCATCCTGGCAAACGGTGGTCCAGAAGGCTGGAACTTCGAAGCAAGCTTCGCACCCACCAACGTTTTTGCTGGCGGTTTCGCGGGAACAGCAGGTATCGCACTTGCATTCGCTTTCGCTTCCTTCATCGGGTTCGAATCAACCGCCATCTATGGTGAAGAAGCAAAGGACCCCAAGAAGACCGTCCGCCGCGCAACCTACTGGGCTGTGGGAATTATCGCTGGTCTGTTCGCCATTGTGAGCTTCGCCATGATGACCGGTATGGGATCGTCCTCTGTTATCGATCAGATTCTCGAGCGTTCTGACGGACTTGCAGATCCTGCCGCCGTTCTCTTCTCTCTTGCTGCCGAATATGTCGGACCTTGGATGGCAACCCTTATGCAGGTGCTAATCATCACAAGCCTGTTTGCTGGTCTGCTCGCATTCCAGAACGCGGGTGCTCGCTACTTCTTCGCAATGAGCCGTGGTGGAACACTTCCTGCAAAGTTGGCAACCACCAACCGTCGTGGCGCTCCTTCCGGTGGCGTATGGACCATGTCCATCGCCGGATTTATCGTTGTTGGACTCTTCGCAGTCTTTGCACTTGACCCCATCCTCAACCTGTTCTACTGGCTCAGCGCTGTTGCAGTGCTTGCCATCACACTTGTTGAAATCTTGGTCAGCATTGCTGTGATTGCGTACTTCGCCAAGAACGAAGGCGCCAATGTCTGGCAGGGCAAGATTGCTCCAGCGCTGGCTGCAATCGGTATGGCGCTGGCAATGTACCTCATCGTCGCTCGCTTCAACCTGCTCGCAGGTACCGCAGCTGAAGGCGTTGACCCAACACTGCCCGAAAGCGCATTTGCGCTGAGCCCGCTGGGATGGTTCCTGGTAACCCTCCCCGCTATCTTCTTCGTGATCGGCCTCATTGTGGGCGTCGTCAACAAGAAGGAGAACGCAACGTTGACTCAGGACATGATGTCCTAA